A window of the Penaeus vannamei isolate JL-2024 chromosome 19, ASM4276789v1, whole genome shotgun sequence genome harbors these coding sequences:
- the LOC138865024 gene encoding serpin B3-like, giving the protein MVLVNAAYFKGTWQFQFKASDTFPEPFYATSQNSDLVPMMHQTASFRYNEFPEIAAKVLELPYTGDAMSMFVFLPTEEGPLGFARMVDRLSGNNLRAATHKGNLSFRTVDVKLPKFKMEVEIREQFKPALKSMGIRDIFDSEKVDLSTFGPLLNVTLEKVIHKAFVEVNEEGTEAAAATALIFATRSGAARPLPIEFHCTRPFVFLIRDNDTHTVLFMGSYKKPTKAKA; this is encoded by the exons ATGGTGCTCGTGAACGCCGCCTACTTCAAGGGCACGTGGCAGTTCCAGTTCAAGGCTTCCGACACGTTCCCAGAGCCGTTCTACGCTACGTCTCAGAACAGCGACCTCGTCCCTATGATGCATCAGACCGCTTCTTTCAGATACA ATGAATTCCCCGAGATTGCCGCAAAGGTCTTGGAGCTTCCTTACACCGGAGACGCCATGTCCATGTTTGTTTTCCTTCCCACTGAGGAAGGGCCTCTCGGCTTCGCCAGGATGGTCGACCGGCTCAGCGGGAACAACCTGAGGGCGGCGACGCACAAGGGTAACCTCTCCTTCCGAACGGTCGACGTAAAGCTTCCCAAATTCAAGATGGAAGTCGAAATAAGAGAGCAATTCAAGCCG GCACTTAAGAGCATGGGCATTAGAGACATCTTCGACAGTGAAAAGGTTGACCTGTCCACTTTTGGTCCTCTGCTGAATGTCACCCTGGAAAAGGTGATCCACAAGGCCTTCGTGGAGGTCAACGAAGAAGGCACCGAAGCCGCTGCAGCGACGGCCCTCATCTTCGCCACCCGGTCCGGAGCCGCGAGGCCGCTGCCGATCGAGTTCCACTGCACCCGGCCCTTCGTCTTCCTGATCCGAGACAACGACACGCACACCGTCCTCTTCATGGGAAGCTACAAGAAGCCCACGAAGGCCAAGGCGTAG
- the LOC113803665 gene encoding leukocyte elastase inhibitor produces the protein MAIVNAAYFKSTWQEQFLPERTQPTPFYVTPGQPRSVPMMMQESTFNYGDFSSQIAARVLELPYKGKAMSMFIFLPSEDGPGGFAKMVSQLSGNNVRAATNGDLLNSRLVELQLPKFKLDVKVKGLIPALMNTGIIDIFSFDKANFTTLGPLREVAVETVIHKAFVEVNEEGTEAAAVTALIAPVRSFIQPIRFHCNRPFLFLIRDNGTRSILFMGAYKDPATAA, from the exons ATGGCGATCGTCAACGCCGCCTACTTCAAGAGCACGTGGCAGGAGCAGTTCCTTCCTGAACGCACCCAGCCCACGCCCTTTTACGTCACGCCGGGGCAGCCGCGCTCGGTCCCCATGATGATGCAGGAGTCAACGTTCAACTACG GCGACTTCAGCAGCCAGATTGCGGCGAGGGTCCTGGAGCTGCCTTACAAGGGCAAAGCAATGTCCatgttcattttccttccctctgagGATGGGCCCGGCGGCTTCGCCAAAATGGTCTCTCAACTCAGCGGAAACAACGTGAGGGCAGCTACCAACGGGGATTTACTCAACAGTCGACTGGTAGAGTTGCAGCTGCCCAAGTTCAAGCTGGACGTGAAAGTGAAGGGTCTTATTCCA GCTCTCATGAATACCGGAATCATTGACATCTTTTCCTTCGACAAAGCCAACTTTACTACGCTCGGGCCTCTGCGCGAGGTAGCCGTGGAGACGGTCATCCACAAGGCCTTCGTCGAGGTGAACGAGGAGGGAACGGAGGCCGCTGCGGTGACCGCGCTCATCGCGCCCGTCAGGTCCTTCATCCAGCCGATCCGTTTCCACTGCAACCGcccgttcctcttcctcatcaggGACAACGGCACGCGCAGCATCCTCTTCATGGGGGCTTACAAGGATCCTGCAACGGCTGCTTGA
- the LOC113803681 gene encoding leukocyte elastase inhibitor-like, producing the protein MKFAVVGVVAAALMGVVQTKGFTDNDDFGVKFNTNLSAVTDFGFDLYRRLDSANSPKNFFFSPFSIWSAFIIAYLGSAGETEAQLKRALRVGSKVETFKIWRALDALYQTSNNDYTFNIVNRAYIDYELPIRPCISEVLSNEIERVDFRDVLNTVSRINNFASTNTKGKINNLVTAGDLQDVQMAFVNAAYFKGTWQFQFKPTTTIPQRFYVTPQSYKVVPMMTQVASFRYGESEQVAASVLELPYTGERVSMFLFLPDQEGPQGFANMVSRLSGNNLREAIHQENLRKKKVDLKLPKFRMEMKLSDEMIPALMDMGIRDIFDSEKVDFTTLGNIRNLTLEKVIHKAFVEVNEEGTEAAAATALAISSKSLRRDFPVRFHCNRPFLFLIRDNETYNNLFMGVYRDPDTARS; encoded by the exons ATGAAATTTGCGGTGGTAGGAGTGGTGGCTGCGGCTCTGATGGGGGTTGTGCAGACTAAGGGTTTCACCGACAACGACGACTTCGGTGTCAAATTCAACACCAACCTCTCCGCCGTCACCGACTTCGGCTTCGACCTCTACAGGCGACTCGACTCTGCCAACTCCCCCAAGAACTTCTTCTTCTCGCCCTTCAGCATCTGGTCGGCGTTCATCATCGCTTACCTCGGCTCAGCGGGAGAGACAGAGGCGCAGCTGAAGCGAGCTCTGAGGGTCGGGAGCAAGGTCGAGACGTTCAAGATCTGGCGAGCGCTGGATGCTTT gTACCAAACCAGCAACAACGACTATACCTTCAACATTGTAAACAGAGCTTATATTGATTACGAGTTGCCGATCCGCCCCTGCATCTCTGAAGTGCTGAGCAATGAAATCGAGAGGGTCGACTTCAGAGAT GTCCTCAACACTGTCAGCCGAATCAACAACTTCGCCTCCACAAACACCAAGGGCAAGATAAACAACCTGGTCACAGCCGGCGACCTCCAGGACGTCCAAATGGCCTTCGTCAACGCCGCCTACTTCAAGGGCACGTGGCAGTTCCAGTTCAAGCCAACGACAACCATCCCCCAGAGGTTCTACGTCACGCCCCAAAGTTACAAGGTGGTTCCCATGATGACCCAGGTCGCCTCCTTTAGATACG GTGAATCTGAGCAGGTCGCCGCTAGCGTTCTGGAGCTCCCCTACACAGGCGAGAGAGTGTCCATGTTCCTCTTCCTGCCTGATCAAGAAGGACCTCAAGGCTTCGCTAACATGGTCTCGAGGCTGAGCGGGAACAACCTGCGGGAGGCCATACACCAGGAAAACCTCAGGAAGAAAAAAGTCGACCTCAAGCTGCCCAAGTTTAGGATGGAAATGAAACTATCGGATGAGATGATTCCG GCTCTCATGGACATGGGGATCAGGGACATCTTCGACAGCGAAAAAGTAGACTTCACCACCCTCGGCAACATAAGGAACCTCACCCTGGAAAAGGTCATCCACAAAGCTTTCGTCGAAGTCAACGAGGAGGGCACCGAAGCCGCCGCAGCCACGGCCCTCGCCATCTCATCGAAGTCCTTGAGAAGGGACTTCCCTGTGCGGTTCCACTGTAACcggcctttcctcttcctcatccgcgACAAT